The Larus michahellis chromosome 2, bLarMic1.1, whole genome shotgun sequence genome window below encodes:
- the FAM237B gene encoding protein FAM237B, with product MEFVWKRRWYLQLGCVLILNLAYANLDYQKETPASLGQIDHQCWEVSSHGLVEMKKLKVADTVIDLWDFMMFLKESPKPKHNELFNDLAQNFWDMYVDCVLSRSHGMGRRQLMSPKYSSTYSHRTLEGSAFTNPF from the exons ATGGAATTTGTATGGAAACGAAGGTGGTATCTTCAGCTGGGCTGTGTATTGATACTGAATTTGGCTTATGCCAATCTAGACTATCAAAAAGAAACTCCCGCAAGCCTGGGTCAAATTGACCATCAGTGCTGGGAGGTGTCGTCCCATGGGCTGGTGGAAATGAAGAAACTCAAGGTAGCAGATACAGTCATTGATCTCTGGGACTTCATGATGTTCCTGAAGGAATCCCCTAAGCCCAAACACAACGAACTCTTCAATGATTTAGCCCAGAACTTCTGGGATATGTACGTAGACTGTGTGCTCTCAAGATCCCATGGAATGGGCAGAAGACAATTAATGTCTCCCAAATATTCTTCCACATACTCACATAGAACTTTAGAAG GGTCTGCTTTCACCAACCCATTTTAG